The genomic DNA CATGAGGCGAgtagcaaaggaaagctttcttggaagagtAACAATATTTTATTGTTCCCAGACATTGTGAATTCGACAAGTTAGAAAcacgatcgattcaaggaatttaagaaactcttacatcaatggaagatcgcttttgcactgatgtttccggccaaactgagaatagatgctaaggatggtcGCGAAGTATATGTCCCAAACAAGCACTGTCTTTCATagaaacaatgggtgagtaagccatttgttgtTTCTCATGTAGCTCCAGAGTGGATTAACTCACTGCACTTACTCTGgctgaggaagctgggtgccatttttgtttctgtttttgttgGCTCTGTCTAGCGGTTGGAGTTTgaatttgtggaataacacttctCCTTCAAAAAACGTTTGCATTGACGGAGGATCACTTTTATACTGGGGTTCccggccagattgagaatggatACTAGGATGGTCTCAATTTCTACATGCCTACACAAACAATGTCTTTATTAAAGTTTACTGACTGAGTAAGTCATggctcactgaacacttgtttgtctgtccAAGGAAACTGAGCGGCTTTGTATAGACTGGAATTTATTTTGTGGAGGatcacaccttcgagacagttctgtggatgaatctacatgttctttgtgtttgttctgcttattggctagggtttgttttacaaagtattttctgttatgttattTTCCCTCACATAATTAtacagaagcaccggacttgagaaatccgatggcaaagttgtcatgtgggctctcgtaggcgtacatggaccttTTGTTTTTAGAGGGATTGACGACGGTAGGTGCTGTCGTGTGCTGGGTAAATGcgcaagtttttcttttttctgtttgttttgttcggggggaagtttggggtttgattgttgcagtAATGATGGAATGTGttctgtataatcttgtttttgacacacaatttattttttctattatatcaaaatgtcatgtTGTTAAGAGTGGGtaatctctctccacgtggaatgtgaatggtttggggcaccccataaaaagaaggaaggttatttctcttcttaaacataagaaatgggatatagtgtttcttcaagaaacacatctttcctcgcaggaagctgaaaaatttgggaagatatgtggtgggcatgttttctttagtgctggctcaagtaagagcaggggagtcattacattgataagcaaACATCTGCAAttcaaatctctcaaacagattaaagatacattcgggagaatcattattgttttagcagaaattcaggggtaaatgttggttttggctaatatttacacgcCTAACGTTGATAATCAGGGATTTTTTATTGATCTGGaatggatgttgcaagccgctggcacccttcatgatataatatttggaggagactttaatcatttgatggactcagtccttgatcatagtgaagcaaaagtgtgcaagccccctagagcaacattgacactttacaggatgtgtaaatattgtggtcttgcagatatttggtgactttttaacccatctggtagggactatacattttttttcaacagtccataagatttattctagactaaatttttattttatatctaagtccctcatttcatctgttgttgattgctcaattggaaatcaGATCACAATCTGGTGactttagagatgttgccacatacagagaaaaataaatcatatagttggcactttaatgtatcctttttgcaaaatcctgatttcaacaaatgttaaagactaaaatcaatgtttatgtggagaccaactggtccttagtatcctctgtgggtgtggcttgggaggcacttaaagcagTTCTTATGGATTGGATTGGATCATATCAGTATTCCCCATTTACCAAAACATCCAAAGCCTGAGAACTTGTGgatttggaagggaatattaaaagtgcagaggcagagctgaagcacagaatgtcatctgatggcctcagagaattgacctgattgaaatacagatataatgctaATTTGTCGCAGACaatggagttttggttattcatggcaagacagtcatactttgaatcgggggataaagcagggaagcttttggctagatatatgcagcagagagagtctttttctgccATTTCCTCAGTGAAATTTGGtggtggtgacatttttacctcagccattgatattaatgatgcctttttaaagagttctatcttgatctttatagtttcaagtcttcgtctactgatgaagatattagaacatatgtggaaccattagaactccctaaattgatgactgaacaaaacaattctcttgattctgagataaacttggaggagcttgatgaggtaatcaAGGCCTTACCTataggcaaggctctggggccagatggttttgctgctACATTTTTTAGATCtttgctacagaattggctccacttttgttagaagtttatactgaatccttaaagaatggaaagcttcctccaaccatgacacaagcccggatctgTCTGATTCTTagaaaggacaaagatccaagcgagtgtaaaggttaccgtccaatttccctgatcctgctaaatgtaaaaattttgtcaaaccgattaagttatgacatctcgaTCAGGTGGGTTACAaagtcagttggtctaaatccgaagctttggttCTGACATCATATTGTCCAGtaacccaaacagggcattaagtatttgggtattttattcccagcaaatttgtctgatttagtcaagacttcattttgaccctttaattaaaAGATTCTCGAGCAATGTGGACAGGTGGACTTCATTACATTACAatcgatgattgggaagattaatgttattaaaatgaactgtattagaaaattcaactacctgctactgtcattccctatagatgtccccctctcttattttaagcaatttgacagcatggcgaagtccttcatttggaatggaaacatcccagactacatttcaacaaattatataggccgattgacaaaggtgggcaaggcctacccaagattttgttttattattatacgtTCGGTCAGTAATAGAGGGGGTTAAGTATTGATTCTATTTGTAAATgttcttgtttttatttgttaatatatgaatcattaattttttttatctgaaagcACTGGAGTCCACAGTCCTTGGAGTTTTTAagattaaaagttctggccaccatacacttgcattgtaaggaccaacagagctgagatattcttctaaaaatcttaatttgtgttctgcagaagaaagtcatacacattttagatggcatgagggtgtgtaaatacgagagaattataatttttggttgaactattcctttaacaggaaTGTGATATCTGCCTTCACCTCCATCTATTGGTGTCCATCATGAAGAAGAGGTCCAAACGAACACTAGATCAGGATGACCCTCTGTGCTGCTGCGAGTATGTGGATCGTCATGGTGGCCGCAGCCACATGGCAGCATGCTGTTGTGAGTGTGAAGACCTGGATGAGGCCTGTGACAGGTGAAGAAGTGACCACTAAAAGAGCATTTTAGAGTTCTTGCTCTCTACTTGtgtaaaattatgtggatattcaTGGTATGACTCAAAGTCAGGCCCAGACAGAACCTTGGGAATCTCCCAGACATTTTCTGCACTTATTTTTTGGGGGAAATCTTCTGATTTCTACAGAATGGGTCTGGTAAATAAATCTTAATAGTTAAGATTATGTTACTCATGTTGATGGGTAGAAATTAACCAAATTGTTTAAACTTTGGGTGTTCAAATCTGCGGAGCTCTGCAGGCACAATTTCTGCGTGGGCCTGCTCAAAACATCAAAGTCTAGAGTAGTGAGATGTGTGATTTTATgtcttaaatatatttaaagaaattTTATTTTCCAGGTGGATGAAGAGAGAGCTTCAAAAGCCAGACTCTCTATCTCGGGTTATGGACACAATTAACGATCGTCTACGGGTGCCCTGGATCTCAGGGGCAAGACAAGTTGACATCTCGTTAATCCCTCCCCTTATACTGCTTCCTATTTTTTTGCATATTGCAGCTTTGCACTACCTGCTTGGTATTGTAGTTCTAACAGCATTTCCTGTTTTGGTTCTTTGGTACTACTACTTCACCCACCAAAAAAAAGGGCGCACACAATTTTTCCTTAGCCTAGCCCTCTTCTCCCTCTTCTACATTTTCTACCTCTTCCTTACTGAAGTCGTCCCACGAGGTGATGTCAATCGTCTTCAGTTGGGTGCTGTGACGATGGGTGTTACTCTCACAGTCATTTCCCTCATAAACACAAAGAGGGGGCCGGGCTATGTCAGGCCACTCCCTATTGACACTCATTGCACAGTGACATATCACAGCCCACCTCTTGATATTGATGCCACATATCTAAATGGAGCTCGGCACCAGGTGGTGATAGCCAATCATACAAGTCCTCCTGAACAGACTGGTGACTCTGGGATAGGACCGGAGAGAGTGGAACAGAGGAGGAACTGGTGTGCAGTTTGCAAGTTGGTGTGCCCCCCGAGAGCTGGACACTGCAGGATCTGTGGAGTCTGCATCCTGCGTCTGGACCACCACTGTGTCTGGTATGTTCCTTTTAAATAGCACTACTTTATCCCCGAGGGTCTTGGCCCATTATTCTTTTTACAACATTGTGTTGCCAGTTGAACAACCAAGAAGCAAAGTTAGGATCATTATACACCTGTTTTACTATCCCAGAAGCCAAATCCTCAGTAAAATTAAAGACTGCATACAGATAAGAATTACTATAGTTTCTCTGTCATCATTTGGGTTGGCTCATTGGTGTGTTGGAGATAACCTGAAGATCTAGTTCTGGTCATCTCTATTGAtggatttatatttattaaagaaatgcactgaccagccacaacattaaaaccgctGACAGATGAAATGAATAACAtctattatctcattacaatggcacctgtgaaggggtgggatatattaggcagcaagtgaacagaagagttcttgaatttcatgtgttggaagcaggaaaaatgggcaagcataaggatctgagtgaTTTTGACAAGGGCTAAATTGTGATGGCtaaacgactgggtcagagcatctccaaatgGCAGGACTTGTGGGGTGTTCTttgtatgcagtggttagtaccgaCCATAAGTGGTCCAAGGATGGACTACCGGAGAATCGGCTAGCCcttctggtctgatcccacagatgagcttctgtagcacaaattgctgaaaaactaaaTGCTGGCcttgatagaaaggtgtcagaacacacagtgcatcgcagcttgctgtgtatggggctgttTAGCCGCAGACCGGTTTAGAGTGCCAAtgttgacccctgtccaccgccgaaAGTGAATACAATGTGcatgtgagcgtcagaactggaccatggagcagtggaagaaggtggcctggtctgatgaatcatgttttcttttagatcatgtggatggcttgGTTcattgtttacctggggaagagatggcagcatgatgcaccatgggaagaaggcaggccggtggagacagtgtgatgctctgggcaatgttcttctgggaaaacttgggtcctggcattcatgtggatgttattttgacacgtaccacctaactaaagattgttgcagaccgcGTACACATCTTCTTGGCAACGGTATTCacagatggcagtggcctctttcagc from Xyrauchen texanus isolate HMW12.3.18 chromosome 41, RBS_HiC_50CHRs, whole genome shotgun sequence includes the following:
- the LOC127634411 gene encoding palmitoyltransferase ZDHHC23-B-like isoform X1, producing MFFFIYPIQRVNISFVYHSIALPPINSPDCSLQECDICLHLHLLVSIMKKRSKRTLDQDDPLCCCEYVDRHGGRSHMAACCCECEDLDEACDRWMKRELQKPDSLSRVMDTINDRLRVPWISGARQVDISLIPPLILLPIFLHIAALHYLLGIVVLTAFPVLVLWYYYFTHQKKGRTQFFLSLALFSLFYIFYLFLTEVVPRGDVNRLQLGAVTMGVTLTVISLINTKRGPGYVRPLPIDTHCTVTYHSPPLDIDATYLNGARHQVVIANHTSPPEQTGDSGIGPERVEQRRNWCAVCKLVCPPRAGHCRICGVCILRLDHHCVWINSCVGQANHRSFLLMLVFFLLTSLFGISLVLRSVCPHQSLMIALFYCPDVYNMYSSALCFTCAWYSSIVTGALLHLLVLQLINVSYNVTEREARLALREKTGRSLLWGLIIDTGVYFQGFRSNWTEFLTMGKTVVPPTPKPTDFL
- the LOC127634411 gene encoding palmitoyltransferase ZDHHC23-B-like isoform X2 translates to MKKRSKRTLDQDDPLCCCEYVDRHGGRSHMAACCCECEDLDEACDRWMKRELQKPDSLSRVMDTINDRLRVPWISGARQVDISLIPPLILLPIFLHIAALHYLLGIVVLTAFPVLVLWYYYFTHQKKGRTQFFLSLALFSLFYIFYLFLTEVVPRGDVNRLQLGAVTMGVTLTVISLINTKRGPGYVRPLPIDTHCTVTYHSPPLDIDATYLNGARHQVVIANHTSPPEQTGDSGIGPERVEQRRNWCAVCKLVCPPRAGHCRICGVCILRLDHHCVWINSCVGQANHRSFLLMLVFFLLTSLFGISLVLRSVCPHQSLMIALFYCPDVYNMYSSALCFTCAWYSSIVTGALLHLLVLQLINVSYNVTEREARLALREKTGRSLLWGLIIDTGVYFQGFRSNWTEFLTMGKTVVPPTPKPTDFL